A portion of the Microbacterium hominis genome contains these proteins:
- the atpB gene encoding F0F1 ATP synthase subunit A, protein MITQAATLIAPLSADAPEFHGPSIDEFFPETLFQIGALEINRIHLIQFLATAAVVLIFWLGTRRMSIVPGRFQSIVEMGLDFVRVNIAHDLLGKKDGDRFLPILTTIFFMVLFMNITGIIPFLNIAGTSIVAVPLTLAVISYVTFIYAGIKKSPKNFFKNSLFPSGVPWPIYIIVTPIELISTFIIRPVTLTLRLLMNMMVGHLLLVLFFAATQFFLFDLGGWWSLLAAGSLAFGFVFTLFEILVAVLQAYVFALLTAVYIQLAVAEEH, encoded by the coding sequence CTGATTACTCAAGCTGCGACACTGATCGCCCCCCTTTCCGCGGACGCGCCCGAGTTCCACGGCCCCTCGATCGACGAGTTCTTCCCGGAGACGCTCTTCCAGATCGGTGCTCTCGAGATCAACCGGATCCACCTGATCCAGTTCCTCGCCACCGCCGCGGTCGTGCTGATCTTCTGGCTCGGAACACGACGCATGTCGATCGTCCCCGGCCGATTCCAGAGCATCGTCGAGATGGGTCTCGACTTCGTGCGCGTCAACATCGCGCACGACCTGCTCGGCAAGAAGGACGGCGACCGCTTCCTGCCCATCCTCACCACGATCTTCTTCATGGTGCTGTTCATGAACATCACGGGAATCATCCCGTTCCTGAACATCGCCGGCACGAGCATCGTCGCTGTGCCGCTCACGTTGGCCGTGATCAGCTACGTCACGTTCATCTACGCCGGCATCAAGAAGAGCCCGAAGAACTTCTTCAAGAACTCGCTCTTCCCCTCGGGCGTGCCGTGGCCGATCTACATCATCGTGACGCCGATCGAGCTCATCTCGACGTTCATCATCCGTCCGGTGACGCTCACCCTCCGACTCCTCATGAACATGATGGTCGGTCACCTGCTCCTGGTGCTGTTCTTCGCCGCGACGCAGTTCTTCCTCTTCGACCTCGGAGGCTGGTGGTCGCTGCTGGCGGCCGGAAGCCTCGCGTTCGGATTCGTCTTCACCCTGTTCGAAATCCTGGTGGCCGTCCTCCAGGCCTACGTCTTCGCCCTCCTCACCGCGGTCTACATCCAGCTCGCGGTCGCAGAAGAGCACTGA
- a CDS encoding L-threonylcarbamoyladenylate synthase: protein MSPVFDCRDDEQLLPGMRQARQAIGRGQLVVLPTDTVYGVAADAFSPVAVQRLLDAKGRGRQSPPPVLVAGAATLRALVAEVPEAVEKLIEAFWPGGLTIVLPAQPSLTWDLGETHGTVAVRMPADRIALELLEETGPLAVSSANLTGEAPAITALDARDMLGDSVAVYLDAGPSRDGISSTIVDATSLVGGETPVVRVLREGAVDRARLREVLGDLLEPDPGGTA from the coding sequence ATGTCCCCCGTATTCGACTGCCGCGATGATGAGCAGCTGCTCCCCGGCATGCGCCAGGCGCGCCAGGCCATCGGCCGCGGCCAGCTGGTCGTGCTTCCCACCGACACCGTGTACGGCGTGGCCGCCGACGCGTTCTCACCCGTCGCCGTGCAGCGACTGCTCGACGCCAAGGGCCGCGGCCGTCAGTCGCCGCCCCCGGTCCTGGTCGCCGGCGCGGCGACGCTGCGCGCGCTCGTGGCCGAGGTGCCGGAGGCAGTCGAGAAGCTCATCGAGGCGTTCTGGCCCGGGGGGCTGACGATCGTGCTCCCCGCGCAGCCGAGCCTGACCTGGGATCTCGGCGAGACCCACGGCACCGTCGCAGTCCGCATGCCCGCAGACCGCATCGCGCTCGAGCTCCTCGAGGAGACCGGTCCGCTCGCGGTCTCGAGTGCGAACCTCACGGGCGAGGCGCCCGCGATCACCGCTCTGGACGCGCGGGACATGCTCGGCGACAGCGTGGCGGTCTATCTCGACGCCGGACCCTCGCGCGACGGCATCTCCTCGACGATCGTCGACGCGACGAGTCTCGTCGGCGGCGAGACGCCGGTCGTGCGGGTGCTGCGAGAGGGTGCCGTCGACCGGGCGCGTCTGCGGGAGGTGCTCGGCGACCTGCTCGAGCCCGACCCGGGCGGCACCGCGTGA
- the prmC gene encoding peptide chain release factor N(5)-glutamine methyltransferase: protein MSSPGPVPLAALLRAAAERLARAGIPDPLVDAELLVGHALGLSRGELQAAAIRGDAVPAQAREGVDAALTRRATREPLQHITGVAAFRHLELSVGPGVFVPRPETEMLAQLAIDALRATAAPSPVAVDLGTGSGAIALALATEVPHAAVYAAENSVDAFIWTKENFARVGAPNATLAFIDLDRAFPELDGTVSVVVSNPPYVPDEAIPRDPEVRFFDPPAALYGGADGLDVVRVLSGVGLRLAHPGGMLVIEHGEWQGAAIREILSADGWLAAATHPDLTQRDRATTAIRPPRPAGAQGAAD, encoded by the coding sequence ATGTCTTCCCCCGGTCCCGTCCCCCTCGCCGCCCTCCTCCGCGCCGCCGCCGAGCGACTCGCCCGCGCCGGCATCCCCGATCCGCTCGTGGACGCGGAGCTTCTGGTCGGGCATGCGCTCGGCCTGAGCCGCGGAGAGCTCCAGGCGGCGGCGATCCGCGGCGACGCGGTGCCCGCGCAGGCGCGGGAGGGGGTGGATGCCGCGCTCACCCGTCGCGCGACGCGCGAGCCGCTCCAGCACATCACCGGGGTCGCGGCGTTCCGCCACCTCGAGCTGTCCGTCGGCCCGGGCGTGTTCGTCCCCCGTCCGGAGACCGAGATGCTGGCGCAGCTGGCCATCGACGCGCTGCGCGCCACAGCCGCCCCCTCCCCGGTCGCCGTCGACCTCGGCACCGGCTCGGGCGCGATCGCCCTCGCCCTGGCCACCGAAGTCCCGCACGCGGCCGTCTACGCGGCGGAGAACTCGGTCGACGCCTTCATCTGGACGAAGGAGAACTTCGCGCGCGTGGGAGCCCCCAACGCGACGCTCGCCTTCATCGACCTCGACCGCGCCTTCCCCGAACTCGACGGCACGGTCTCGGTCGTCGTCTCCAATCCGCCGTACGTGCCCGACGAGGCGATCCCGCGCGATCCCGAGGTGCGCTTCTTCGACCCGCCCGCGGCCCTCTACGGGGGAGCGGACGGACTCGATGTCGTGCGCGTGCTCAGCGGCGTCGGACTCCGCCTCGCGCACCCCGGCGGCATGCTCGTGATCGAGCACGGCGAATGGCAGGGCGCGGCGATCCGCGAGATCCTCTCCGCGGACGGCTGGCTCGCGGCGGCCACGCACCCGGATCTGACCCAGCGGGACCGCGCGACCACGGCGATCCGGCCGCCGCGTCCAGCGGGCGCGCAGGGCGCTGCCGACTAG
- a CDS encoding PLP-dependent cysteine synthase family protein — protein sequence MPGIYPDITAAFGNTPLVKLNGVADGVGGNVLAKLEFYNPASSVKDRLGIAIVDAAEESGALQPGGTIVEATSGNTGIALAMVGAARGYKVILAMPSSMSIERRLLLKAYGAELVLTDPAGGMKDAVAKAEEIVAETPGAVLARQFENEANPAIHRKTTAEEILRDTDGQVDYFVAGIGTGGTITGVGQVLKERVPGAKVVAVEPADSPLLTKGTPGPTRSRASARTSSRRSSTRASSTRSSTSSSPTRSPPRARPA from the coding sequence ATGCCCGGCATCTATCCCGACATCACCGCCGCCTTCGGCAACACTCCGCTCGTCAAGCTCAACGGGGTCGCCGACGGTGTCGGCGGCAACGTGCTGGCGAAGCTGGAGTTCTACAACCCCGCCTCGAGCGTGAAGGACCGCCTCGGCATCGCGATCGTCGACGCCGCAGAGGAGTCCGGGGCGCTGCAGCCCGGCGGGACCATCGTCGAGGCCACCAGCGGCAACACCGGCATCGCCCTGGCGATGGTCGGCGCGGCACGCGGCTACAAGGTCATTCTGGCGATGCCCTCCTCCATGTCGATCGAGCGTCGCCTGCTGCTGAAGGCCTATGGCGCCGAGCTCGTGCTCACCGACCCCGCCGGCGGCATGAAGGACGCCGTCGCCAAGGCCGAGGAGATCGTCGCCGAGACCCCCGGCGCCGTGCTCGCCCGCCAGTTTGAGAACGAGGCGAACCCGGCCATCCACCGCAAGACCACGGCCGAGGAGATCCTCCGCGACACCGACGGCCAGGTGGACTACTTCGTCGCCGGCATCGGCACCGGCGGCACCATCACCGGCGTCGGCCAGGTGCTCAAGGAGCGCGTCCCCGGCGCGAAGGTCGTCGCCGTCGAGCCGGCCGACTCCCCGCTGCTGACCAAGGGCACCCCCGGCCCCACAAGATCCAGGGCATCGGCCCGAACTTCATCCCGGCGATCCTCGACCAGGGCGTCATCGACGAGGTCATCGACGTCGAGTTCCCCGACGCGATCGCCACCGCGCGCGCGACCGGCGTGA
- the cysK gene encoding cysteine synthase A, producing the protein MSGIHPDITSAFGQTPLVRLNALTKGLAAEVVAKLEFYNPGSSVKDRLGVALVDAAEESGELAPGGTIVESTSGNTGIALALVGAARGYKVILTMPASMSKERRTLLKAYGAELVLTDPYKGMTEAVETAKRIVAETPGAVLARQFEHEANAAMHRRTTAEEIWRDTDGAVDWLVAGSGTGGTITGVGQVLKERNPNAKVVLVEPADSPVISQGRAGGHRIQGIGPNFVPPVLDRSVVDEVITVEFEDAISVARALATDEGILGGMSSGAAVWAALQVAARPEAAGQRIVVIVPDAGERYLSTPLYAHLRDDDTKAEAAK; encoded by the coding sequence TTGTCCGGCATCCATCCCGACATCACCTCCGCCTTCGGGCAGACCCCCCTCGTGCGCCTGAATGCGCTGACGAAGGGGCTGGCCGCGGAGGTGGTGGCCAAGCTCGAGTTCTACAACCCCGGCTCGTCGGTCAAGGACCGGCTCGGCGTCGCACTCGTCGACGCGGCAGAGGAGTCCGGCGAGCTGGCGCCCGGCGGCACGATCGTCGAGTCGACGAGCGGCAACACCGGCATCGCCCTGGCACTGGTCGGGGCCGCCCGCGGTTACAAGGTGATCCTCACGATGCCCGCGTCGATGTCGAAGGAGCGTCGCACCCTCCTGAAGGCGTACGGCGCCGAGCTCGTGCTCACCGATCCGTACAAGGGCATGACCGAAGCGGTCGAGACTGCCAAGCGCATCGTGGCAGAGACGCCGGGAGCAGTGCTGGCGCGGCAGTTCGAGCATGAGGCGAACGCCGCCATGCACCGGCGGACCACGGCCGAGGAGATCTGGCGCGACACCGACGGCGCGGTGGACTGGCTCGTCGCCGGTTCGGGCACGGGCGGGACCATCACCGGTGTCGGACAGGTGCTCAAGGAGCGGAACCCGAACGCCAAGGTGGTGCTGGTCGAACCGGCCGACTCCCCCGTGATCTCGCAGGGACGGGCCGGCGGACACCGCATCCAGGGCATCGGGCCGAACTTCGTCCCCCCGGTGCTCGACCGCTCGGTCGTCGACGAGGTCATCACCGTCGAATTCGAGGACGCCATCTCGGTGGCCCGTGCGCTGGCGACCGACGAGGGTATCCTCGGCGGCATGTCATCGGGCGCCGCCGTCTGGGCGGCCCTCCAGGTCGCCGCCCGCCCCGAGGCGGCCGGACAGCGCATCGTCGTCATCGTGCCGGATGCCGGCGAGCGCTACCTCTCCACTCCCCTGTACGCCCACCTGCGCGACGACGACACGAAGGCCGAGGCCGCAAAGTGA
- the epsC gene encoding serine O-acetyltransferase EpsC produces the protein MIRIPIPRSGPIAHVREDLAAAKLRDPAARSSLEIALLYPGLHAIWSHRVAHALWVRGLRFPARAISQVTRWLTGIEIHPGAVIGRRFFIDHGMGVVVGETAEVGDDVMLYHGVTLGGRTRDGGKRHPTIEDGVVIGAGAKVLGPITIGAGSAVGANAVVTKDAPADSVLVGVPARARARRGTEDTRALLTAPEYSI, from the coding sequence GTGATCCGCATCCCGATCCCCCGCTCCGGTCCGATCGCGCACGTGCGCGAGGACCTCGCCGCGGCCAAGCTGCGGGATCCGGCTGCCCGCAGCAGCCTGGAGATCGCGCTGCTGTACCCGGGTCTGCACGCGATCTGGTCGCACCGCGTGGCACACGCGCTGTGGGTGCGGGGCCTTCGCTTCCCGGCGCGCGCGATCTCGCAGGTCACGCGCTGGCTCACGGGAATCGAGATCCACCCCGGCGCCGTGATCGGCCGCCGCTTCTTCATCGACCACGGCATGGGCGTCGTCGTCGGGGAGACCGCCGAGGTGGGAGATGACGTCATGCTGTACCACGGGGTCACCCTCGGCGGTCGCACGCGCGACGGCGGCAAGCGTCATCCCACGATCGAGGACGGCGTCGTCATCGGCGCGGGCGCCAAGGTGCTCGGTCCGATCACGATCGGCGCCGGATCGGCGGTGGGCGCCAACGCGGTCGTCACCAAGGACGCCCCCGCTGACAGCGTGCTCGTGGGCGTTCCGGCGCGTGCCCGTGCCCGGCGCGGCACCGAAGACACGCGCGCGCTGCTCACGGCGCCCGAGTACTCGATCTGA
- a CDS encoding phage holin family protein: MFLIRAAIFLVSAAIGLIAADLILPGFQIDWADWWGFLLAIVIFAVLQSVLAPWLARVAQRNAPVLLGGIGIVSTFVALLIVVLIPGAGLTIGSPWWTWLLAPVIVWIFTALATWLLPVIFVKKKIEDRRDEK, encoded by the coding sequence ATGTTCCTGATTCGCGCGGCCATCTTCCTGGTGTCGGCGGCCATCGGTCTCATCGCGGCCGACCTGATCCTGCCCGGCTTCCAGATCGACTGGGCCGACTGGTGGGGCTTCCTGCTCGCGATCGTCATCTTCGCGGTGCTGCAGAGCGTGCTGGCGCCCTGGCTCGCGCGGGTGGCGCAGCGCAACGCGCCGGTGCTGCTGGGCGGCATCGGAATCGTGTCCACCTTTGTGGCCCTGCTGATCGTGGTGCTCATCCCCGGAGCGGGGCTCACGATCGGCAGCCCGTGGTGGACGTGGCTCCTGGCCCCGGTGATCGTGTGGATCTTCACGGCACTGGCGACATGGCTGCTGCCGGTGATCTTCGTCAAGAAGAAGATCGAGGACCGTCGCGACGAGAAGTAG
- the prfA gene encoding peptide chain release factor 1 codes for MFDSVHALIEEHKAVQEELSDPAVHADASRAKRVNRRYAELSRIVKAHEDWSAATDDLAAARELAREDEAFAAEVPVLEEQVAQAQERLRRLLIPRDPDDARDVIMEIKQGEGGAESALFAADLLRMYLQYAASKGWKTELLERNESDLGGYKDVQVAIKGSSSDPAQGVWAHLKYEGGVHRVQRVPATESQGRIHTSTTGVLVFPEVDEPEEIHIEPNDLKIDVFRSSGPGGQSVNTTDSAVRITHVPTGIVVSMQNEKSQLQNREAGMRVLRARLLAKQQEELEAAASDARRSQIRGMDRSERIRTYNFPENRIADHRTGYKAYNLDQVMDGALEPIIESAISADEEARLAALGGEG; via the coding sequence GTGTTCGATTCCGTCCACGCGCTGATCGAGGAGCACAAGGCCGTCCAGGAGGAGCTCTCCGACCCGGCCGTGCACGCCGACGCCTCGCGGGCGAAGCGGGTTAACCGGCGCTATGCCGAGCTCTCGCGCATCGTCAAGGCGCACGAGGACTGGTCGGCGGCGACCGATGATCTGGCTGCCGCGCGGGAGCTCGCCCGGGAGGACGAGGCGTTCGCCGCCGAGGTGCCGGTGCTGGAGGAGCAGGTCGCCCAGGCGCAGGAGCGCCTGCGGCGCCTGCTCATCCCGCGGGATCCCGACGATGCGCGCGATGTGATCATGGAGATCAAGCAGGGCGAGGGTGGCGCGGAGTCCGCGCTGTTCGCCGCGGACCTGCTGCGCATGTATCTGCAGTACGCGGCATCCAAGGGGTGGAAGACCGAGCTGCTCGAGCGCAACGAGTCCGATCTCGGCGGGTACAAAGACGTCCAGGTCGCCATCAAGGGATCGTCATCCGACCCCGCTCAGGGGGTGTGGGCGCACCTCAAGTACGAGGGCGGCGTGCACCGCGTGCAGCGGGTGCCGGCCACCGAGTCGCAGGGACGCATCCACACCTCCACGACCGGTGTGCTGGTGTTCCCCGAGGTGGATGAGCCCGAAGAGATCCACATCGAACCGAACGACCTGAAGATCGACGTCTTCCGCTCGTCCGGCCCCGGCGGCCAGTCGGTCAACACCACCGACTCCGCGGTGCGCATCACGCACGTGCCGACCGGGATCGTGGTGTCGATGCAGAACGAGAAGTCCCAGCTGCAGAACCGCGAGGCGGGCATGCGGGTGCTGCGCGCGCGCCTTCTGGCCAAGCAGCAGGAGGAGCTCGAGGCCGCGGCATCCGACGCCCGCAGATCGCAGATCCGGGGCATGGACCGCTCCGAGCGGATCCGCACCTACAACTTCCCCGAGAACCGCATCGCAGACCACCGCACCGGGTACAAGGCCTACAACCTCGACCAGGTGATGGACGGCGCTCTCGAGCCGATCATCGAGTCGGCGATCAGCGCCGACGAGGAGGCCCGCCTGGCGGCGCTCGGCGGGGAGGGCTGA
- the rho gene encoding transcription termination factor Rho, with the protein MESISEIHTTDSEAEERTDAPAPEVVQAEAPAEDSAAAPADETVAAPADEAPAEEQPAEEAPAEEAAASVDEPVAEEPVADEAVAEAAPAADEAAAEAPVEAPAVDEPAAEAAPVKAPRKRAPRRAKSADVEAAAAAAAEAPAAEAPAAEAAASAEPEQAPVESAAESADAPGEAAEKPARPARASRSRRAKSAPAEAEAPAADAAEAAEAAPAEGEASTDAPGQEAPAAESADAEGAEQAEGEQTSSRSRSRSRSRNRNRGGQNGQTQGAQGGQGGQAQPAAAQGGQSAPAADDDDAQGGRGRQRNKRRTQGAGDEFETEIGEDDVLIPIAGILDVLDNYAFVRTTGYLPGQSDVYVSLGQVKKYNLRKGDAVVGAIKQPREGEQSSRQKYNALVKVDAINGLSVDDAATRVEFGKLTPLYPQERLRLETAPEKLTQRIIDLVAPIGKGQRGLIVAPPKAGKTIVLQQIANAISINNPEVHLMVVLVDERPEEVTDMQRTVKGEVIASTFDRPAEDHTTVAELAIERAKRLVELGRDVVVLLDSITRLGRAYNVSAPTSGRVLTGGVDASALYPPKRFFGAARNIENGGSLTILATALVETGSKMDDVIFEEFKGTGNSELRLSRQLADKRIFPAVDVNASSTRREEMLLSNDEVKITWKLRRALAGLDTQQALEVVLGKLKETQSNVEFLVQMQKSIPAPARDAHGGGHSHAHDNSIR; encoded by the coding sequence GTGGAGTCCATCTCCGAGATCCACACCACCGACTCCGAGGCGGAAGAGCGCACCGACGCGCCTGCGCCCGAGGTCGTCCAGGCCGAGGCGCCCGCGGAGGATTCCGCCGCCGCGCCCGCCGACGAGACCGTTGCGGCGCCGGCCGACGAGGCGCCCGCCGAGGAGCAGCCGGCCGAGGAGGCTCCCGCCGAGGAGGCTGCTGCGTCCGTCGACGAGCCTGTGGCGGAAGAGCCCGTGGCCGATGAGGCCGTGGCCGAGGCGGCGCCCGCCGCCGATGAGGCCGCCGCCGAGGCGCCGGTCGAGGCCCCGGCCGTCGACGAGCCCGCCGCCGAGGCAGCGCCCGTTAAGGCGCCGCGCAAGCGTGCACCGCGTCGCGCAAAGAGCGCCGACGTCGAGGCCGCGGCAGCCGCCGCCGCCGAGGCGCCTGCCGCCGAAGCGCCCGCAGCCGAGGCCGCCGCTTCCGCGGAGCCCGAGCAGGCGCCGGTGGAGTCCGCCGCCGAGTCGGCGGACGCCCCCGGCGAGGCCGCCGAGAAGCCGGCCCGTCCGGCGCGTGCATCGCGTTCGCGTCGCGCCAAGTCCGCACCGGCCGAGGCCGAGGCGCCCGCTGCCGACGCCGCGGAGGCCGCCGAAGCCGCGCCGGCTGAGGGCGAAGCATCCACCGACGCACCCGGGCAGGAGGCCCCCGCGGCCGAGAGCGCCGACGCCGAGGGCGCCGAGCAGGCCGAGGGCGAGCAGACCAGCAGCCGCAGCCGCAGCCGCAGCCGCAGCCGCAACCGCAACCGCGGCGGGCAGAACGGCCAGACCCAGGGCGCTCAGGGCGGTCAGGGCGGTCAGGCTCAGCCCGCGGCGGCGCAGGGCGGGCAGTCCGCGCCGGCCGCCGATGACGACGATGCCCAGGGCGGCCGCGGGCGCCAGCGCAACAAGCGCCGCACCCAGGGCGCGGGCGACGAGTTCGAGACCGAGATCGGCGAGGACGACGTCCTCATCCCGATTGCGGGCATCCTCGACGTGCTCGACAACTACGCGTTCGTGCGCACCACCGGCTACCTGCCCGGCCAGAGCGACGTCTACGTCTCGCTCGGCCAGGTCAAGAAGTACAACCTCCGCAAGGGAGACGCGGTCGTCGGCGCGATCAAGCAGCCGCGTGAGGGCGAGCAGTCCAGCCGCCAGAAGTACAACGCCCTGGTGAAGGTCGACGCGATCAACGGCCTGTCGGTCGACGACGCCGCGACCCGTGTCGAGTTCGGCAAGCTCACGCCCCTCTACCCGCAGGAGCGCCTGCGCCTCGAGACGGCCCCCGAGAAGCTGACCCAGCGCATCATCGACCTGGTCGCCCCGATCGGCAAGGGTCAGCGCGGCCTCATCGTCGCACCGCCCAAGGCCGGCAAGACGATCGTGCTGCAGCAGATCGCGAACGCGATCTCGATCAACAACCCCGAGGTCCACCTCATGGTCGTGCTCGTCGACGAGCGCCCCGAGGAGGTCACCGACATGCAGCGCACGGTGAAGGGCGAGGTCATCGCCTCGACCTTCGACCGTCCCGCCGAAGATCACACCACGGTCGCCGAGCTCGCCATCGAGCGTGCGAAGCGACTGGTCGAGCTCGGTCGCGACGTCGTCGTGCTCCTGGACTCGATCACCCGCCTCGGCCGTGCCTACAACGTGTCGGCCCCGACCTCCGGCCGCGTGCTCACCGGCGGTGTCGACGCCTCGGCGCTGTACCCGCCCAAGCGCTTCTTCGGCGCGGCGCGCAACATCGAGAACGGCGGATCGCTCACCATCCTCGCCACCGCGCTCGTCGAGACGGGTTCGAAGATGGATGACGTGATCTTCGAGGAGTTCAAGGGCACCGGCAACAGCGAGCTGCGTCTGTCGCGCCAGCTGGCCGACAAGCGGATCTTCCCGGCGGTCGACGTGAACGCGTCGAGCACGCGCCGCGAGGAGATGCTCCTGTCGAACGACGAGGTCAAGATCACCTGGAAGCTGCGCCGCGCTCTGGCGGGCCTGGACACCCAGCAGGCGCTGGAGGTCGTGCTCGGCAAGCTCAAGGAGACGCAGTCCAACGTCGAATTCCTCGTGCAGATGCAGAAGTCGATCCCCGCGCCCGCGCGCGACGCTCACGGCGGCGGTCACAGCCACGCGCACGACAACAGCATCCGCTGA
- the thrB gene encoding homoserine kinase, which yields MNAAVAPGRQVAVRVPATSANLGPGFDTLGLALSVYDELIVESLPEGMLEVHVEGEGAADVPRDGSNLVVKSIAYAFESVGRRMPGLRLRAHNVIPHGRGMGSSGAAVVSGLLAAKGLLEGDAEFGPDTLLRLATELEGHPDNVAPALFGGLTIAWVDELGPQHKKLLVHRGVAPLVFVPEFTMSTEVARSLQPLQVPREDAVFNVSRSALLIAALTQSPELLLAATEDKLHQNYRASAMPDTDQLVRTLRAAGFAAVVSGAGPSVLVLADGPGRRLEAAALAQQAVDTPWEALMLAVDFKGGTVRDHTEGST from the coding sequence GTGAACGCAGCCGTCGCGCCCGGGCGGCAGGTCGCCGTGCGGGTCCCCGCGACGAGTGCGAATCTCGGCCCCGGCTTCGACACGCTCGGCCTCGCGCTGAGCGTGTACGACGAGCTCATCGTCGAATCGCTCCCCGAGGGGATGCTCGAGGTCCACGTCGAAGGCGAGGGCGCGGCCGATGTGCCGCGCGACGGCTCGAACCTGGTCGTCAAGTCGATCGCGTACGCGTTCGAGTCGGTGGGGCGACGGATGCCGGGCCTGCGCCTCCGCGCGCACAACGTCATCCCGCACGGCCGGGGCATGGGCTCGTCGGGCGCGGCGGTCGTCTCCGGCCTGCTCGCCGCCAAGGGTCTTCTCGAAGGCGATGCCGAGTTCGGGCCGGACACGCTCCTGCGACTGGCCACCGAGCTCGAGGGCCACCCCGACAACGTGGCTCCGGCACTGTTCGGCGGACTCACGATCGCGTGGGTCGACGAGCTCGGTCCGCAGCACAAGAAGCTCCTCGTGCACCGGGGCGTCGCGCCGCTGGTCTTCGTGCCGGAGTTCACGATGTCGACCGAGGTGGCCCGCAGCCTGCAGCCCCTGCAGGTGCCGCGTGAGGACGCCGTGTTCAACGTCTCGCGTTCCGCGCTGCTGATCGCCGCCCTCACGCAGAGTCCGGAGCTGCTGCTGGCGGCCACCGAGGACAAGCTCCACCAGAACTACCGTGCGAGCGCGATGCCCGACACCGACCAGCTGGTGCGCACGCTTCGGGCGGCCGGGTTCGCGGCGGTCGTCTCGGGCGCCGGTCCCAGCGTGCTCGTCCTCGCCGACGGGCCGGGCCGACGACTGGAGGCGGCGGCCCTCGCACAGCAGGCCGTAGACACCCCGTGGGAGGCCCTCATGCTCGCCGTCGACTTCAAGGGTGGTACAGTGAGGGACCATACGGAGGGTTCCACGTAA
- the thrC gene encoding threonine synthase — MAHLWRGVLREYADRLGVTDASTVVTLGEGGTPLLPAAALSRRTGADVWVKFEGMNPTGSFKDRGMTVALSRAVEHGAKAVICASTGNTSASAAAYASHAGITAAVLVPEGKIAMGKLSQAVAHNGRLIQIRGNFDDCLEIARELADNYPVHLVNSVNPDRIEGQKTAAYEVVEVLGDAPDFHFIPVGNAGNYTAYSRGYREEAERGVSTRVPRMFGFQAEGSAPLVRGEVVKNPETVASAIRIGNPASWELALEARDATDGYFGAIDDERILAAQALLAGEVGIFVEPASAISVAGLLERAEAGVIPAGSRVVLTVTGHGLKDPQWALRNADGSQVEPTVVDATTSEVASVLDLAPVEAPA, encoded by the coding sequence ATGGCACACCTCTGGCGCGGAGTCCTCCGCGAGTACGCGGACCGTCTGGGCGTCACCGACGCCTCGACCGTCGTCACCCTCGGCGAGGGCGGCACGCCGCTGCTGCCCGCCGCCGCCCTCTCGCGCCGCACCGGCGCGGACGTGTGGGTCAAGTTCGAAGGCATGAACCCGACCGGATCCTTCAAGGACCGGGGTATGACCGTCGCGCTCTCGCGGGCGGTCGAGCACGGCGCGAAGGCCGTCATCTGCGCCTCGACGGGCAACACGTCGGCGTCGGCGGCCGCCTACGCGTCGCACGCCGGCATCACCGCGGCGGTTCTCGTGCCCGAAGGCAAGATCGCGATGGGCAAGCTCAGCCAGGCCGTCGCTCACAACGGCCGCCTCATCCAGATCCGCGGAAACTTCGACGACTGCCTCGAGATCGCCCGGGAGCTCGCCGACAACTATCCGGTGCACCTGGTGAACTCCGTGAACCCCGACCGCATCGAGGGGCAGAAGACGGCCGCCTACGAGGTCGTCGAGGTGCTCGGCGACGCGCCGGACTTCCACTTCATCCCGGTCGGCAACGCCGGCAACTACACCGCCTACTCGCGCGGATACCGCGAGGAGGCCGAGCGCGGCGTCTCCACGCGCGTGCCGCGCATGTTCGGCTTCCAGGCCGAAGGGTCGGCCCCGCTGGTGCGCGGCGAGGTCGTGAAGAACCCCGAGACGGTCGCCAGTGCGATCCGGATCGGCAACCCGGCCTCGTGGGAGCTCGCCCTCGAGGCGCGCGACGCGACCGACGGCTACTTCGGCGCGATCGACGACGAGCGCATCCTCGCCGCCCAGGCGCTGCTCGCCGGCGAGGTCGGCATCTTCGTGGAGCCGGCTTCGGCGATCAGCGTGGCGGGCCTGCTCGAGCGTGCGGAGGCCGGGGTCATCCCCGCCGGGTCGCGTGTCGTGCTCACGGTCACCGGTCACGGCCTGAAGGACCCGCAGTGGGCGCTGCGCAACGCCGACGGCTCGCAGGTGGAGCCGACCGTCGTCGACGCGACGACGTCGGAGGTCGCCTCCGTGCTGGATCTGGCCCCCGTCGAGGCTCCCGCGTGA